The Deltaproteobacteria bacterium genomic interval CCATATAAAATTATTAATAAAATGTCTAGAAATATATTTACTGTAAAATCAATATGTTGTGTCTGTTCGCCTTTTCACCCACAATATGTTGGGCTACTTTTCGGTTAATAATTAGTCTCCCCTAAATACGTTATAATCAGATTTTATTCAATTGAAGAAAATGAAATCGTCATTCATTCCGTGTTTGATAATAGACAAGATCCGAAGAAGAGCCCTTAGTGGTACTACCGGGGGCGGACCCAGGCCAAGGGATTAGATTTTTACAGAATTATATAAAAAACGATAGGTAAATAGAGCCTTAAAAGGGCCTTTTTGCCCCCCAAGTGGACGGAAATCATAGCGGTGGGGGGAGGGGTTTATAAAGGAAATAAGGGATGACTTAGGAGTCAGGGCTCTAAACCTCCTAAAACTTAATAAGGGACCGAAGAATCGATGCCGGATATTATGTCTTTAAAGTATCCGGCATCCGACTTTCTCCTTCTCACATATATTTCCTCCTGCGGAATCAGGCCGCAAATTCAAAAACGGGTGTCTCTACGACTCGGCGAGGCTTTTTCTCTCCCCAGATGTTTTCTGGATTTGCTCCACTACTTCCGGAGAAAAATATTGTTCTCCTGTCTCCACATTCACTCTCGCCGGCACATTCTCGATGGCGATAAATTTGCCTTCCAGTTCCAAGATATAAGTAACTCTCGGCTCAATTAGGGGCTCCTGCCCATTATTAAATTTCATCTTCTTAAGATACTCCCCCGTTTATTATTCCCTGTTAACCTTCTGAACATGTTAGCAGAAGACCGGGCCGAAAGCAAGAGATCGTGTTCGCTCTGTTTGCCCAAAGTCCCGGCATTTGCAGTTACCGCCAATGCATTCTTCAAGGATTGATTCTGTTTTATTTTTTGAACAAACCTTTATATAATTGCGATCCATTCGGGGCATCTGATCCTGATAAAAACCAGAGTAATTCTTAATCATGACTTGAAAAGAGGAGACTAAACCATGGGAACAACCAAAACAGCAACCGCCCGGGCCTTGATCGAGCCGGAGGTTAAAAGGGAGGCGGAAACCATACTTAAGGAACTGGGACTCTCGAAAAGGGAAGGGCGTCAAGTTTTCCAACACGGAAGAACTTTTTAAAGACCTGGGTATCTGAGGTCATGCGCTCCATCAGACGGGATACCCAATTCAAGAAAGATGTCAACCGACAGCTTAAGGGAACACTAAAGGATTGTCGGGAGTGTCATATTGAGGGGGACTGGTTATTGATTTATAGAAAGGTACTCTCCGATTCTGGTATCGGGAATTATTTCCTGATCCACGGATTCCGGGACCGCCCGCTTTTTCATCAGCCGGATAGCCAGGGATTTGGCATAATCCGCTGCAGCTTCGGCACTGTCCCACTCATAAATCCCCTGGAAAGCCCCGGTGGCTTCGTGGAAGGTCCAGATTTTTGTCCTGAATCCTGGAAAACCAACGATAAGAGGAATGGGGATGAGGGAGAGCCGCTTGTTGAGGACCGTAGACCCGCCGGTGAACTGAAAACGAATCCTGAAGACAGCTCCCGGTCCGGCTGGCCGGGTGTTCCCGGTTTTGATTTCAGCTTGCCGAAAAATCGTGAATTTTTCACCGTCGGCTATGGTCAGGACCCGACCGTACAGCCTCCGGGGAAAACGCAGACGTCCACGTAAGCCACAGTATACCGCCCTGAAGAATGTGCAGACCGGATGTGATTCCAAAATTCCTCCTTTCCAGTTAAGTGACACTTCTAAGCTCGCAACTGCTTTCTTAACCAGTCTATGATGTAGGGGAAGACTTCATCCAAGCGGTCTACAGTGCAGTGTTCGGCCTCGGGGTAATACTTGAGTTCTTTTTCTCCCTTCGCCCAGTTCATGAAAGTATCGGCCTGCAGCTGAGGGGAAGGCATGACTTCGTCCCGTCCGGCGTGAAAAAAAAGCAGGGGATTTTCCAAGGGCGGGGCTTTGGTAATATCCAGGTCGAATTTTTTGACCGCCTCACCAAAATCATCGCACCCGGTCAGGTACATGATGCCCCGCTGCCAGATGGGATTGAGTTTGCAGGCCCCTTCCACGCCGCCGATCCGGGCAAACCCGCTGTTTCCGACTGTACAGCCTATTCTCCGGTCATGGGCCGCGCACCAGGGAGCCAGATAGCCTCCCAGGCTGAAGCCGACGGTGGCGATTCTCTTCAGGTCCAGGCCGTACTGGTTGTTGTTTTCAAACCAGTCGATGATGGCGCTGACTACCTTTTCATAATCGAGCATGAATTTTTTGCTCTTCCACATCTCCCCTTGGCCAGGACCGTCAAAGCCGAAGAAGTTCAGGCCGTTTAAAATCATCTGGTTGCCAAAAAAGTGGTTCTCCGCTTCCTTGATGTTGTCCATGCCGTTGACATAAATCAGAAGAGGTTGGCCGGGCCGGAAGGTCCGCCTCAGGTAGCCCGGGATGACGGTGTCTTCGAAGGGGATCTCAACCCTGATGGGCCGGGTCTCCTCCGGGTACAGATCGATGGCCCGCCGGTAGCATTGGCGTGCTTTGGCCTGGGCCCTCTCTTTCTGTTCAGGATCGATAAAAAAAATGTGCTGCCCGATGTGGTAACAGGCCACGGACTGGTGAAAGAGGGACACCGCCGAAACCAGGTGTCCCTGTTCCAGGGCCTGAGCAGCAAGCTTTTCGATCTGGTCCCCTTCCTCGGACCATTCGGAGCACCACTCAAACCATGTGGGGATGCGGTCCACCACCCGGTTGAGCCGCCCATAGTCCATGCCGAAGACGAAGAACCGCCCGAACCAGCGCCGGTAGACCCGGGCTTTGTTGAAAATGAATCTGAAGGCGATTTTTTCCTTGAGAGTCAGTTTGGCCATCATGGTCATCTCCCCCTTCTCAACACTTGATACATCTATTTTGGATACATCAACCATTCCCTAAAAAAAATTTAACGGAGGTTAGTGAAGATGTTTTTCAAGAACCCCTTAAGTGCCTGCTCCTCTTCATCACTGAACCCACGCAGCGCCGCCCGATTGATGTCCGCAGCCAAAGGGATGAGCTTGTCCTTGATCTGCCAACCGGCTTCGGTGAGATGAATGCCATAGCTGCGGCGGTCGCTTTCGTTGAAACGACGGACGACAAGGTTCCGCTTTTCCAGACCGTCCAGGATACGGGTCATGTTGGTCTTGTCCTTGGCCAGGTGTTCGGCCAGTTCGCTCTGAGTCTGGGCTTCTTTTTCCCAAAGGCTTACCAGTACGGCGAACTGCTCGGCGGTCACATCGTGTCCATGCCGTTTGAAGCTCCGGGTCAGAGAATATTTCAATTCCAGGGCGGCCAAGTTGGCCAGAAAACCGAGGGACTCTTCCAATTTGAATTTTAGTTTCAAAGCCCCACCTCTCAATTAGTTGTCCTATCTAATATAGCGCATACTACTATTAGCGTCAAGTTTTTTTTAAACGAACCACTCCCAACCTCTCAATGGCTGTCAAGGTCGCCCTGAAGGGGGGGCCGACATGATTGCGTTCATCGAGTTTGAGGTACTGAGGTGTTTTGTCTTCGCTCATTAGTTGTCTGACGGGGTCGGGCCACGAGAACTATTCGCAAAAAGGCGGCTTTTCGAAAAGAACGTATGACCGATACGATATCCTTCCTGGTCCTCCAGGGCGTGCTTTAACTTTAACAAAACACGGCTCATTCAAGACTATCTTGGGCATCGTCACCTTCATTATACGGTTATCTACACGGCGGCCAATCCGGCCAGGTTTGAAAAACTCTGGAGATAATTTTACTTGATTTTACACCATAATGGTGTAATGTGAGAGATGGGTAAATGACGGAAAAGCGGAAACCAACCTATGACCTCGATGCCTTTAAGGCTGCGTTTAGCAGCGTGGAGAAGCTTACCGTCACAGGTACGGCGTTACGAAGTGCCGCCGCCCTTGGCTTTGGCCGCCCCGAGATCGTCACGACGATCCAGACCATGCGGCGAGAGCACTTTTACAAATCCGTGACGGCCTTTGCCGATCACCGGCTTTGGCAGGACGTGTATCAATGCACCGTGACGTGCGCCCGATGACTCTCACCTATAAGGGCGAGAGTCTTTCTTTCGATATGCCCGGCTGGTTTTGCGACCAATCGAAGGAGAGCATTCATACCGGCGAAGATATGAAGGTATCCGACCGCATGTTGAACCGGCTTAAAGCCCGTAGCGAAGGGCTGCTTAGTCCTGAGGAGATTCGGCGGATCCGCAAAAAACTTCGCCTTTCGCAAGAAGCCGCGGGGTTGGTGATCGGCGGCGGGCCGAGGGCCTTTCAGAAATACGAGTCCGGAGACTTGTTGCCAAGTCGGGCGATCAGCAGTGCCCTCATACTGCTTGATCACGACCCCAAGGCGTTGACGGTACTTAAGACCCGGCAAAGCAAATCAATTTCAAGTATTAAATAGAATTTTTTGATCTTACTTTTCCACTTGCCATCAAGAAAAAAAGCTGTTATTCTGGAATCAGTATTTCCATTT includes:
- a CDS encoding YdhR family protein translates to MESHPVCTFFRAVYCGLRGRLRFPRRLYGRVLTIADGEKFTIFRQAEIKTGNTRPAGPGAVFRIRFQFTGGSTVLNKRLSLIPIPLIVGFPGFRTKIWTFHEATGAFQGIYEWDSAEAAADYAKSLAIRLMKKRAVPESVDQEIIPDTRIGEYLSINQ
- a CDS encoding dienelactone hydrolase family protein, translating into MAKLTLKEKIAFRFIFNKARVYRRWFGRFFVFGMDYGRLNRVVDRIPTWFEWCSEWSEEGDQIEKLAAQALEQGHLVSAVSLFHQSVACYHIGQHIFFIDPEQKERAQAKARQCYRRAIDLYPEETRPIRVEIPFEDTVIPGYLRRTFRPGQPLLIYVNGMDNIKEAENHFFGNQMILNGLNFFGFDGPGQGEMWKSKKFMLDYEKVVSAIIDWFENNNQYGLDLKRIATVGFSLGGYLAPWCAAHDRRIGCTVGNSGFARIGGVEGACKLNPIWQRGIMYLTGCDDFGEAVKKFDLDITKAPPLENPLLFFHAGRDEVMPSPQLQADTFMNWAKGEKELKYYPEAEHCTVDRLDEVFPYIIDWLRKQLRA
- a CDS encoding MarR family transcriptional regulator; protein product: MKLKFKLEESLGFLANLAALELKYSLTRSFKRHGHDVTAEQFAVLVSLWEKEAQTQSELAEHLAKDKTNMTRILDGLEKRNLVVRRFNESDRRSYGIHLTEAGWQIKDKLIPLAADINRAALRGFSDEEEQALKGFLKNIFTNLR
- a CDS encoding type II toxin-antitoxin system MqsR family toxin; translated protein: MTEKRKPTYDLDAFKAAFSSVEKLTVTGTALRSAAALGFGRPEIVTTIQTMRREHFYKSVTAFADHRLWQDVYQCTVTCAR
- a CDS encoding type II toxin-antitoxin system MqsA family antitoxin codes for the protein MHRDVRPMTLTYKGESLSFDMPGWFCDQSKESIHTGEDMKVSDRMLNRLKARSEGLLSPEEIRRIRKKLRLSQEAAGLVIGGGPRAFQKYESGDLLPSRAISSALILLDHDPKALTVLKTRQSKSISSIK